From a single Calothrix sp. NIES-2098 genomic region:
- a CDS encoding purine phosphorylase family 1: MTSKRFYHIGFGQEDLGASPPSMALLSGDPERARLIAQTHLRDVRSLSENRGLNSYIGYLDNHRAILSATSGMGAPSLTIVVNELIQVGIRQIIRIGTCGSIQPHVSVGSIVISSAALCRQGAANDIAPVEYPAAADPFLTVALVKAAQELGVEHHLGITASVDTFYEGQERTDSANPYLMRSLHGITEEYRHLNILNYEMECGTLFKMAGVYQFAAAAVCGVVAQRNVSENIIYPQKDIAVEKAIATAVRAATNIISA; the protein is encoded by the coding sequence ATGACTAGTAAACGCTTCTATCATATTGGCTTTGGGCAAGAAGATTTGGGTGCATCGCCTCCTAGTATGGCGTTGTTATCTGGCGACCCCGAACGGGCGCGTCTAATTGCGCAGACTCATTTGCGGGATGTGCGATCGCTATCAGAAAATCGCGGGCTGAATAGTTATATAGGATACTTAGATAATCATCGCGCAATTTTATCTGCTACCAGTGGGATGGGTGCGCCTTCTTTAACTATTGTGGTGAATGAGTTGATACAGGTAGGAATTCGGCAAATTATTCGCATTGGGACTTGCGGCTCGATTCAACCTCATGTGTCGGTTGGTAGCATTGTGATTAGTAGTGCAGCATTATGTCGTCAAGGTGCAGCTAATGATATTGCACCTGTAGAATATCCCGCAGCTGCCGATCCTTTTCTCACAGTGGCGTTAGTAAAAGCCGCACAAGAATTAGGCGTAGAGCATCATTTAGGAATTACCGCCTCGGTAGATACATTTTACGAAGGACAGGAACGCACCGATTCAGCCAATCCCTATTTGATGCGATCGCTGCATGGAATTACAGAAGAATATCGCCACTTGAATATCTTGAACTATGAGATGGAATGTGGCACGCTGTTTAAAATGGCAGGCGTGTATCAATTTGCGGCGGCGGCTGTTTGCGGCGTAGTTGCGCAACGTAATGTTTCGGAAAATATCATCTATCCCCAGAAAGATATTGCTGTAGAGAAGGCGATCGCTACTGCTGTACGTGCAGCCACAAATATAATATCCGCTTGA
- a CDS encoding beta-lactamase translates to MWRVQSLIFTASLVLAIAIHSQAIPVQVKSSATASESIKIVAATPNFGRHFQKFGLEGSILIYDFKNSRTYEHNPQRNATAMIPASTFKIFNSLVALETGVIANDVAVLTWDGIHREIDAWNRDTNLRQAFKDSTVWFYQVLARRAGHERMQQFINKVGYGNRQIGTTADIDRFWLQGPLKITPQEQINFLQRLYQGSLPFSKRTMELVKDIMVREQTPDYILRGKTGWLTSTKPEIGWFVGYLEQNNNVYFFATTINFRKPEDAPARIEITRLSLKDLGLL, encoded by the coding sequence ATGTGGCGCGTGCAATCTCTCATTTTTACAGCTAGCCTTGTTTTAGCGATCGCGATTCACTCCCAAGCCATCCCCGTTCAAGTTAAATCTTCTGCAACCGCCTCAGAATCTATAAAAATAGTCGCAGCAACACCAAACTTCGGACGACACTTCCAAAAATTTGGGTTGGAAGGCTCGATATTAATTTACGATTTCAAAAACAGTCGCACCTACGAACATAATCCGCAACGCAACGCCACGGCAATGATTCCCGCCTCCACATTTAAAATTTTCAACTCGTTGGTGGCTTTGGAAACCGGAGTTATTGCGAATGATGTGGCTGTCTTGACTTGGGATGGAATTCACCGCGAAATCGATGCTTGGAATCGCGATACAAATTTGCGTCAAGCCTTTAAAGATTCAACAGTCTGGTTTTATCAAGTCTTAGCACGTCGAGCCGGACACGAACGAATGCAACAATTCATTAATAAAGTTGGTTATGGCAATCGTCAGATTGGTACTACCGCAGATATCGATCGCTTCTGGCTGCAAGGGCCGTTGAAAATTACACCCCAAGAGCAAATTAATTTCTTACAACGGTTGTATCAAGGCAGTTTACCATTCTCGAAACGAACAATGGAACTTGTCAAAGACATCATGGTGCGCGAACAAACTCCAGACTACATATTACGAGGAAAGACGGGATGGTTAACCAGTACTAAACCGGAAATTGGCTGGTTTGTAGGTTATTTAGAACAGAATAATAATGTTTATTTTTTTGCAACAACTATTAACTTCCGCAAACCAGAAGATGCACCTGCACGTATTGAAATTACACGACTCAGCTTGAAAGATTTGGGTTTGTTGTAG
- the adeC gene encoding adenine deaminase, with the protein MSSFSICGNIVDVLHKTIFPGTVCIQGGRIHSILRKEGQNYDQYILPGFIDAHVHIESSMLVPSEFARLATVHGTVATVSDPHEIANVLGLAGVRFMLANARQTPFTIAFGAPSCVPATGFETAGAELTSAEIRQLFQQDGLTYLSEMMNFPGVLGRDPQVMAKIQIAEEMGLPIDGHAPGLCGEAARRYAAAKITTDHECYTLEEALEKLAVGMKILIREGSAAKNYLALHSLIDFHPDRCMFCSDDKHPDDLVRGHINELVRRSLKLGHDLMNVLQVACVNPVLHYNLNVGLLQVGDAADLIVVNNLTEFTVQSTYCKGILVAKAGKALLPSVAVTPINRFATPQKQVADFRLPAKGATVRVIEAFDGQLMTAEKHLSANIQNHQVIADLEHDILKLAVVNRYQNQPPAIALIKNFRLQRGAIASSVAHDSHNIVAVGTSDAEICNAVNAVIAVQGGIAVAENNHVEVLALPVAGLMSTADGYQVAKQYAELDAWAKRLGSTLSAPFMTLSFMALLVIPELKLSDRGLFNSQDFQFVPLWID; encoded by the coding sequence ATGTCTAGCTTTAGCATTTGTGGCAATATTGTAGATGTTCTCCACAAAACCATCTTTCCGGGAACAGTCTGCATTCAAGGGGGACGTATTCATTCGATTTTGCGTAAAGAGGGGCAAAATTACGACCAATATATCCTCCCAGGTTTTATTGATGCTCACGTTCACATTGAAAGTTCGATGCTTGTACCATCAGAATTTGCTCGCCTCGCAACAGTGCATGGTACGGTGGCTACAGTTTCCGATCCTCACGAAATAGCTAATGTTTTAGGTCTTGCTGGCGTGCGTTTCATGTTGGCTAATGCTAGACAAACACCATTTACTATTGCTTTTGGTGCGCCATCTTGCGTTCCTGCAACTGGGTTTGAAACCGCAGGTGCAGAACTCACATCCGCAGAGATTCGCCAACTTTTTCAACAGGATGGCCTGACTTACCTGAGTGAAATGATGAATTTCCCTGGTGTTCTAGGAAGAGATCCGCAGGTGATGGCAAAAATCCAGATTGCTGAAGAAATGGGACTTCCTATTGATGGCCATGCACCAGGATTGTGTGGTGAGGCGGCGCGACGTTATGCTGCTGCAAAGATTACCACCGACCACGAGTGTTACACCTTAGAGGAAGCCCTAGAAAAACTTGCAGTGGGAATGAAGATTTTGATTCGTGAGGGTTCAGCAGCCAAAAATTATCTAGCCCTACACAGCTTAATTGATTTCCATCCCGATCGCTGTATGTTCTGTAGCGATGACAAGCATCCTGATGATTTGGTGCGGGGACATATTAATGAATTGGTGCGCAGGTCGCTAAAATTAGGTCACGATTTAATGAATGTGTTGCAAGTTGCTTGTGTAAACCCGGTGTTGCACTACAATCTCAACGTCGGATTATTACAAGTTGGCGATGCGGCTGATTTGATTGTGGTGAATAATTTGACAGAATTTACCGTGCAATCTACTTATTGCAAAGGTATTTTGGTAGCGAAGGCAGGTAAAGCACTGTTACCATCTGTCGCAGTGACACCCATTAACCGCTTTGCGACGCCACAAAAGCAAGTAGCAGATTTCCGCTTACCTGCAAAAGGTGCAACTGTGCGGGTAATTGAAGCGTTTGATGGACAGTTGATGACAGCAGAAAAACACCTGTCAGCTAATATTCAAAATCATCAAGTCATAGCTGATTTAGAACATGATATTTTGAAACTTGCTGTAGTGAATCGTTATCAGAATCAACCACCCGCGATCGCACTTATCAAAAATTTTAGATTGCAACGAGGTGCGATCGCTTCTAGTGTGGCCCACGATTCCCACAATATTGTTGCCGTCGGTACTAGCGATGCGGAAATCTGCAATGCTGTCAATGCTGTAATTGCGGTGCAAGGAGGTATTGCTGTAGCTGAAAATAATCATGTTGAAGTCCTAGCCTTACCCGTGGCTGGACTGATGAGTACCGCAGATGGCTATCAAGTTGCAAAACAGTATGCTGAACTAGATGCTTGGGCAAAACGCCTTGGTTCAACACTTTCTGCACCGTTTATGACGCTTTCATTTATGGCGTTGCTGGTAATTCCTGAGTTGAAATTGAGCGATAGGGGACTATTTAATAGTCAGGATTTCCAATTTGTGCCATTGTGGATCGACTAA
- a CDS encoding pyridoxamine 5'-phosphate oxidase-like FMN-binding protein: MTTSTDQNQHIEKLRGLIQDIGCGMLTSVDEDGSLHSRPMDKTSEIESDGTLWFFTNASTHKVFEIEHRQQVNVSFTSSDKQRYVSISGIAELVRDRNKMQELWKPKLKAWFPQGLDESDLALLKIKINRADYWDSQLKFQQQTINL; encoded by the coding sequence ATGACAACTTCTACTGACCAAAATCAACATATAGAAAAGCTGCGTGGACTGATTCAAGATATTGGGTGTGGGATGTTAACCTCAGTCGATGAGGATGGCAGCTTACACAGTCGCCCTATGGATAAGACTAGCGAAATCGAGTCTGATGGCACACTCTGGTTTTTTACCAACGCAAGTACTCATAAAGTATTTGAGATTGAGCATCGTCAGCAAGTCAATGTCAGCTTCACCTCATCCGATAAGCAGCGATATGTTTCCATATCAGGTATTGCAGAACTGGTAAGAGACCGTAATAAAATGCAAGAGCTATGGAAACCGAAACTTAAAGCCTGGTTTCCCCAAGGATTGGATGAATCCGATCTTGCTTTGCTGAAGATCAAAATCAACAGGGCTGATTACTGGGATAGTCAATTGAAATTTCAACAACAAACCATTAATTTGTAG
- a CDS encoding ChaB family protein produces MPYQQIEDLPDSVREHLPKHAQEIFRAAFNNALEEYGEEESAFRVAWSAVKRDYEKGDDGQWHKKPDSKFKIQNSKFKAF; encoded by the coding sequence ATGCCTTATCAACAGATTGAAGATTTACCAGATTCAGTCAGGGAACATTTACCCAAACACGCCCAAGAAATTTTTCGGGCTGCATTCAACAATGCGTTAGAAGAATATGGTGAAGAAGAAAGTGCCTTTCGTGTGGCGTGGAGTGCAGTAAAGCGTGATTACGAAAAAGGTGATGATGGACAATGGCATAAAAAGCCAGATTCAAAATTCAAAATTCAAAATTCAAAATTCAAGGCATTTTGA
- a CDS encoding putative ribonuclease BN: protein MRWQAIWKLFQETFKEWSEDKASRLAAALAYYTIFSIAPLLIIVIAIVGAVFGEEAARGEIVRQIQGLVGTQGAQFIETAIKNANQPQTGTIASIISILVLLLGATGLFNELQDALNTIWEVKPKPGAGVNNMVRQRALSFALVLGIGFLLLVSLVISAGLTALVTFFSNLVPGTDFIWQFVNFLLSFAITTILFGLIFKVLPDVKITWGDVIIGASLTSLLFSIGRFLLGQYLGNGSFGSTYGAAGSVVVILAWIYYAAQILFFGAEFTQVYARRYGSGIRPTKNAVPLNHPEAQDSEPHQTRQSPTQKRPSSNIISRIIRSFTKPKGMKKRRGSHQR, encoded by the coding sequence ATGAGGTGGCAAGCAATTTGGAAATTATTCCAAGAAACTTTTAAAGAATGGAGTGAGGATAAAGCCTCGCGATTAGCGGCAGCGTTAGCTTATTACACCATTTTTTCGATCGCACCTTTGTTAATTATTGTAATTGCGATCGTTGGTGCAGTATTTGGAGAAGAGGCCGCTAGAGGTGAAATTGTTCGACAGATTCAAGGTTTAGTTGGTACGCAAGGGGCACAATTTATTGAAACAGCTATCAAAAATGCCAACCAACCACAGACTGGAACTATCGCTTCGATTATTAGTATTCTAGTTCTGCTCTTGGGTGCTACTGGTTTATTTAACGAATTACAAGATGCACTTAACACAATTTGGGAAGTTAAGCCAAAACCAGGTGCAGGCGTAAACAATATGGTTCGCCAACGCGCTTTATCGTTTGCGTTGGTTCTCGGAATTGGATTTCTACTTCTAGTTTCTCTAGTAATTAGTGCGGGTTTAACAGCACTGGTGACTTTCTTTAGTAACCTTGTACCGGGTACTGATTTTATCTGGCAATTTGTTAATTTCCTATTGAGTTTTGCAATTACTACAATACTGTTTGGACTAATTTTTAAAGTTCTGCCAGATGTCAAAATTACTTGGGGTGACGTGATAATTGGTGCTTCTCTCACCTCACTGTTGTTTTCTATTGGTAGATTTTTGTTAGGGCAATATTTAGGTAATGGCAGTTTTGGTTCAACCTATGGTGCTGCTGGTTCAGTAGTAGTTATTTTGGCTTGGATTTATTACGCTGCTCAAATTCTGTTTTTTGGGGCTGAATTTACCCAGGTTTATGCTAGAAGATATGGCAGTGGCATTAGACCAACTAAGAATGCTGTACCTCTAAATCATCCGGAAGCACAAGATAGCGAGCCTCATCAAACGAGGCAATCTCCTACTCAGAAAAGACCATCTTCTAACATTATTAGTCGCATCATACGGTCATTTACTAAACCCAAAGGGATGAAAAAGAGAAGAGGAAGTCATCAAAGGTAG
- a CDS encoding Crp/Fnr family transcriptional regulator, producing MMNLELFFQRTEVLHKRLADLYQTATVLPWVPTEMLPQAFKELHQSSKTLQLAVEELYQQNEELIRTQNFLETERQRYQELFDLAPDAYLVTNASGTIHEANQMAAKVFNVSKQFLVGKPITNFVPIEERQQIRTEINRLSESDINTELLVRLQQRHGDTFNAGLTVATVRNQQGQVISLRWLVRNIAERQQLGSPETKSVSSIIRDRRIYKYSKGDNISLNPLQIFHVCRGWVKLSTFCETGEEVLIGLVGAGTIFGSSMTSLKIYQAIALSDVEIVSIHVSEIAASPHLSHNFLPKINQRLQQTESLLAISGKRQVQERLHYLLEFLKQEIGEPVPGGTRLGARLTHEDIASACCANRVTITRFLSKLKQQGLISFDAQKHMILKDLNGST from the coding sequence ATGATGAACCTAGAGCTATTTTTCCAACGCACAGAAGTGTTGCATAAGCGGTTAGCAGATTTATATCAAACTGCTACTGTCTTGCCTTGGGTTCCCACAGAAATGCTACCACAAGCTTTTAAGGAACTTCATCAAAGCTCAAAAACATTGCAGTTGGCAGTTGAGGAACTATATCAACAAAATGAGGAATTAATACGAACACAAAATTTTTTAGAAACTGAACGCCAACGCTATCAGGAGTTATTTGATTTAGCACCAGATGCATATTTAGTTACTAATGCATCAGGGACAATCCACGAAGCGAACCAAATGGCAGCTAAGGTATTTAATGTTTCTAAACAATTCTTAGTAGGTAAACCAATTACCAATTTTGTCCCCATCGAAGAACGCCAGCAAATTCGTACAGAAATCAATAGATTATCTGAATCGGACATAAACACAGAATTATTAGTACGCTTGCAGCAACGTCATGGCGATACTTTTAATGCTGGTTTAACAGTAGCAACTGTCCGCAATCAACAAGGTCAGGTAATATCTTTGCGGTGGTTAGTACGCAATATCGCTGAACGCCAACAATTGGGATCGCCAGAAACCAAGAGTGTCAGCAGCATTATTCGCGATCGCCGCATCTATAAATATTCTAAAGGAGACAATATTTCTCTCAACCCCCTACAAATTTTCCATGTTTGTCGGGGTTGGGTGAAACTCAGTACTTTCTGTGAAACAGGTGAAGAAGTGCTGATCGGCTTGGTAGGAGCAGGAACTATATTTGGCTCTAGCATGACATCTTTGAAGATTTATCAAGCAATAGCTCTATCCGATGTGGAAATAGTATCAATTCACGTGTCAGAGATAGCTGCTTCTCCTCACCTCAGCCATAACTTTCTACCAAAAATCAATCAACGGTTACAGCAAACAGAATCTTTGTTAGCAATTTCCGGAAAGCGTCAGGTACAAGAACGCTTGCATTATCTTTTGGAATTTCTCAAACAAGAAATTGGCGAACCTGTACCAGGGGGAACGCGTCTGGGTGCGCGGTTGACTCATGAAGATATTGCTAGTGCTTGCTGTGCAAATCGAGTCACAATTACACGTTTTCTGAGCAAATTAAAACAACAAGGTTTAATTAGTTTTGATGCTCAAAAACACATGATTTTGAAAGATTTGAATGGCTCGACATAA
- a CDS encoding ABC transporter-related protein gives MLDQIRLIIPQAEQYVVKGNQPILLNDPQTVWLVKTGSMAMFAVKVKDGIPEGSRRYLFTIGDNEAMFATTTKEQRQILAVSMEETTIVKVSAEDFGKLIANADEDAVEMLEGWIQHLGLTISEISAPAMSVKPETINHYSLRQGDIFQPQTGAVTWVHIHQGSASWMGLAEVPLSFASGMLPMSEDMWLQADDIVEIATANTLEIQHTQGLLDSLYRLTDHFLLVIDLIEQSEMFSELRRFQEKERLNYQVMEETLGALSSVLQRRKTPVAPGAIPIDDPDQALLAAAGAVGKAMGVTIRPPAKSENLKRLQDPLEAIARASQIRMRRVSLTGKWWKKDSTPMLTYTMDDDHPVALLRVGDKGYEIFDPWAMTRTPVDARSAAKLVPTAYAFYRPLPEKKLKIFDLVQFAVRGNVKELVLILVTGVCTTVLGMLTPQAIAILIDNAIPDANRVLLVQIALGLLAAAFGQTMFELTQAFAIIRLETFAESSTQAAVWDRLLNLKASFFRQYSIGDLQSRVSSISQIHHKLSSTVLKTIFSSFFALLNLGLLFYYSGVLAILACAIAIVNIAVTVVSGALTVRKVRPLLEQEGQIFGLMVQLINGVTKLRVAGAEARAFAYWGKQYTDQLKLMLSTQGIEDGVAVINKVLPAVTNALLFWVAATMIQQSSATGTGLSTGIFLAFNAAFGSFIGGATNLSTTVVDVLQVLPAWRRAQPILEAIPEVAASKTDPGRLTGKMLVDHAVFRYRDDGPLILDDVTIKAEPGEYIALVGPSGSGKSTMFRLLLGFDLPESGTIYYDGQDLAGLDVNAVRRQLGVVMQNSRMMSGSIFDNIASGALITMDEAWEAARASGLADDIEAMPMGMHTVVSEGGTNLSGGQRQRLLIARALALKPRILLFDEATSALDNRTQAIVSESLERLQVTRIAIAHRLSTIRNAHRIYVLQGGRVVQQGSFEQLANQTGLFAQLMARQMI, from the coding sequence ATGCTAGATCAAATCAGACTCATCATTCCACAGGCAGAACAATACGTTGTTAAAGGTAATCAGCCGATACTCCTGAACGACCCGCAGACTGTTTGGCTGGTGAAAACCGGTTCGATGGCAATGTTTGCCGTAAAGGTGAAGGATGGTATACCAGAGGGTTCCCGCCGTTATTTATTTACCATCGGTGACAATGAGGCGATGTTCGCTACTACTACCAAAGAACAGCGACAAATCCTAGCGGTGTCGATGGAGGAAACAACTATTGTGAAAGTATCGGCGGAAGATTTTGGCAAGTTGATTGCCAATGCCGATGAAGACGCTGTGGAGATGTTAGAAGGCTGGATTCAGCATCTAGGTTTGACAATATCAGAAATTTCGGCTCCGGCAATGTCGGTGAAGCCAGAGACAATTAATCACTATTCCTTACGCCAGGGCGATATCTTTCAACCGCAAACTGGGGCAGTTACTTGGGTACACATTCACCAAGGATCGGCTAGCTGGATGGGGTTGGCGGAAGTCCCGTTGAGTTTTGCATCGGGTATGTTACCGATGAGTGAGGATATGTGGTTGCAAGCAGATGACATAGTAGAAATAGCTACTGCAAATACTTTAGAAATTCAGCATACTCAGGGCTTATTAGATAGTTTATATCGCTTGACCGACCATTTCCTCTTAGTTATTGACTTGATAGAGCAGTCAGAGATGTTCTCGGAATTACGTAGATTTCAGGAGAAGGAACGTCTCAATTATCAAGTGATGGAGGAGACATTAGGCGCGCTGTCTTCTGTATTGCAACGCCGGAAAACACCTGTAGCGCCGGGGGCAATCCCTATTGACGACCCAGACCAAGCTTTACTGGCGGCGGCGGGTGCGGTAGGAAAGGCAATGGGAGTAACAATTCGTCCGCCAGCGAAGTCAGAAAATCTCAAACGGTTACAAGATCCCCTAGAAGCGATCGCCCGCGCTTCGCAGATTCGGATGCGTCGCGTATCCTTAACTGGTAAATGGTGGAAAAAAGACTCCACGCCGATGCTCACTTACACGATGGATGATGACCATCCGGTAGCATTGTTGCGGGTGGGAGATAAGGGTTATGAAATTTTCGACCCTTGGGCGATGACGCGCACGCCTGTAGATGCGCGCAGTGCGGCGAAGTTAGTGCCTACAGCCTACGCATTTTATCGCCCTCTGCCAGAGAAAAAATTAAAAATCTTTGATTTGGTACAGTTTGCGGTGCGGGGTAATGTCAAAGAGTTAGTGTTAATTTTGGTGACTGGAGTTTGCACCACTGTCCTAGGGATGCTCACGCCACAAGCGATCGCCATCTTAATCGATAATGCTATCCCCGATGCTAACCGCGTCTTATTAGTGCAAATCGCCTTGGGTTTGTTAGCCGCCGCTTTTGGACAAACTATGTTTGAACTCACCCAAGCTTTTGCCATCATTAGACTAGAAACCTTTGCCGAATCTTCTACTCAAGCGGCGGTATGGGATAGGCTGTTGAATTTGAAAGCTTCGTTTTTCCGCCAATACTCCATCGGGGATTTGCAGTCGCGGGTGAGTTCGATCTCGCAAATCCACCATAAACTGAGTAGCACGGTACTGAAAACGATTTTCTCCAGCTTTTTCGCGCTGCTGAATTTGGGGCTACTGTTTTATTACAGTGGAGTTTTAGCTATCTTGGCTTGTGCGATCGCCATTGTGAATATTGCTGTCACCGTTGTTTCTGGTGCGCTAACCGTGCGCAAGGTGCGTCCCTTACTAGAGCAAGAAGGACAAATCTTTGGTTTGATGGTGCAGTTAATTAACGGCGTTACCAAACTGCGCGTTGCTGGCGCGGAAGCTAGGGCTTTTGCTTACTGGGGTAAGCAGTATACCGATCAATTAAAACTCATGCTGAGTACCCAAGGCATTGAAGACGGTGTAGCTGTGATTAATAAAGTACTGCCAGCCGTCACCAATGCCCTACTTTTTTGGGTAGCGGCGACGATGATTCAGCAATCATCAGCCACAGGAACAGGCTTATCCACAGGGATTTTTCTGGCTTTTAACGCCGCTTTTGGTAGCTTTATTGGTGGCGCTACCAACCTCAGCACCACAGTAGTAGACGTATTGCAAGTCTTACCAGCCTGGAGACGCGCCCAGCCAATTCTCGAAGCCATACCAGAAGTAGCCGCCAGCAAAACCGATCCCGGCAGACTTACAGGTAAAATGCTGGTAGACCATGCAGTTTTCCGCTATCGAGATGACGGCCCCTTAATTTTGGATGATGTCACCATCAAAGCGGAACCGGGAGAATATATCGCCTTAGTCGGCCCTTCTGGTAGCGGTAAATCGACGATGTTCCGCTTACTACTGGGGTTCGATCTCCCGGAATCTGGCACGATTTACTACGACGGACAAGACTTAGCCGGATTAGATGTCAACGCCGTCCGCCGCCAATTAGGGGTAGTAATGCAAAATAGCCGCATGATGTCAGGCTCTATCTTTGATAATATTGCTAGCGGCGCGTTAATTACAATGGACGAAGCTTGGGAAGCAGCCCGCGCCTCTGGTTTAGCTGACGATATCGAAGCCATGCCAATGGGGATGCATACCGTTGTCAGTGAAGGCGGTACTAACCTTTCCGGCGGACAAAGACAACGGTTATTAATTGCTCGCGCTTTAGCCTTAAAACCCCGGATTTTGCTATTTGATGAAGCTACAAGTGCTTTAGATAATAGAACCCAGGCGATTGTCAGCGAAAGTTTAGAAAGATTACAAGTTACCCGAATTGCGATCGCTCACCGTCTCAGCACCATCCGTAATGCTCACCGCATTTACGTGTTGCAAGGCGGTAGAGTTGTGCAACAGGGAAGTTTTGAACAATTGGCAAATCAAACAGGGCTATTTGCTCAACTCATGGCACGGCAGATGATTTAA